Part of the bacterium genome, GAGGCATAGCAGGGATCGAAAGATGGCAGCGGGCGCAAATTTGTCCTCCGTGGGGGTGCAGCATTCCGGGCATGCCCGGGTGGTGCCTTCACTTCTCCGTCAGATCAATGCCCGGAGGATTATGGATCTGCTCTGGCAGGAAGGGCCGGTATCACGGGCAGAGTTGGTGCGGCGGACCAGTATCAGCGCGCCGACGATGTCACGGTTGATGGAGAGTCTTGAGCGTGCCGGGCTAGTGGAGTGTGATCCCGAACTCCAGCGTAGCTCAGGGCGGCCTGCCGCGGTATATCGGCCCGCCCGAAAAGGGGCACAGGTGATTGGCGTGATGGTGGGGATCCGCGACACCCATGTCACCGCAACAGGGCTCGATGGGGTCTTGGACCCAAACCGCTCAGTCTCCTTTTCCACTCCGCATACCTACGGCAATTTCATGACCAAGCTCGCCGAACAGGTGGTTCGGGTGCGGGAAATGGCGCCAGCCCCTTGCCTGGGGGTAGGCTTCAGTGTGCCGGGTTTAGTCCTTGATGCTGACCAGCGGATCGCTTTGTCTCCGAATCTGCATTTTCTGGATGGGTGTCAGCCCGGCTTGGATCTTGAGCAGCGGGTGAAAGTACCTGTGTTATTGCATCAGGAAGAACATGGTTTTTGCATTGCGGAGCGGATGTTTGGCGCCGCCCGGGGAATTGATAATTTCGCAGTGGTGGATATCTGCGACGGGCTCGGGATGGCGGTTGTGAGCGGAGGCCGGCTGGTGACGGGGAGTCGCGGTTTTGGCGGAGAATTGGGGCACATGACGATTGATCCGGCAGGGGAACCCTGCGGTTGCGGCAACCGGGGCTGCCTGGAAACGGTGGCAACTGACCTGGCTTTCACCCGGAACGTCTCGCGACAGGCAGGGCGGAAAATCAATATTGAAGCCGCCGTTAAGGCCGTCAGGGAAGGGCGCTGGAACGCCTCCGAGTTGATGTATGATGCCTTGGATAACCTGGCCAGGGGTGTGGGCATGATTATCAATGTGTTTAATCCCGAACTGGTGTTGGTGCATGGCTCACTCTTTGATGCGAGGGACAGCGTGTTGGGCACCTTTTGCGACAAAGTGCGAAGCCACTCGTTGCGCCCTTCTTTTGAGGGCTGCCGTATCGAGCGCACCACGGTCGACAAGCGGCTGGGCGGGGTGGCGGCGTTGATGGACCGGCTCTGAACTTTTTTGAATTGACTTAATAACGAAACATTAGAAACTGTCTCGAAACAACCCAAAAGGATCACTATGAAATACTACAAAGGCAGTCAGGAATTTTTTCCCGGAATTGGTAAGATTCCATTTGAAGGTCCGAAGTCCAAGAATCCCCTTGCGTTCAAGTGGTATAATCCCGCTCAGAAAGTCAACGGCGTGCCGATGCAGCAAGCCCTTCGCTTTGCTGTGGCCTACTGGCATACGTTGTGTGGTGCTGGGGGTGATCCCTTTGGTCCGGGCACCAAGGTGTTCCCCTGGGACAAGCATGAAAATGTGATGGATCGCAATCTGGCGCGTATGGACGCGGCCTTTGAATTTATGAGCAAGGTTGGGGTCCCATTCTACTGCTTCCATGACACCGATGTGGTGGGGGATGGGTCGGTCTTTGAGATTGAGTCGCGTTTGGCCGTGATGGTGGAAGAAGCCAAGGCGCGTCAGAAGGCGACTGGGATCAAACTGTTGTGGGGGACGGCCAATGTGTTCTCCAATGCCCGTTATATGAATGGCGCCTCAACCAATCCGGACTTTACCGCGGTGGCCCATGCCGGCACGCAGGTGAAGAACGCCATTGATGCCACGATTGCCCTGGGCGGTGAGAATTATGTTTTCTGGGGTGGCCGTGAGGGCTACATGTCCCTTTTCAACACCAACATGAAGCGTGAGAAAGAGCATCTCGGGATGTTTCTGACCATGGCTCGTGATTATGGGCGCAAGCAGGGATTCCGCGGAACCTTCCTGATCGAGCCCAAGCCGAAAGAGCCGACCAAGCACCAGTATGATTTTGATTCCGAGACGGTCATCGGTTTCCTGCGTGCCTATGGTCTGGAGAAGGATTTCAAAATCAATATTGAGGTGAATCACGCCATTCTTGCCGGGCATACGTTCTCGCATGAATTGCAGTGTGCGGCAGATGCCGGCATGTTGGGCAGCATTGATGCCAATAAGGGTGACTACCTGAGCGGTTGGGATACCGATGAGTTCCCCACCAATCTGTATGAAGTGGTGGAGGCCATGCTGGTCATCATTCAGGCGGGTGGTTTTACCAAGGGCGGTGTGAACTTTGATGCCAAGACACGTCGTAACTCGACGGATGCCGCCGATCTGTTCATCTCTCATATTGGGGGAATGGATATTTTCGCCAGGGGCTTATTGGTTGCGAGCCGCATGTTGAAGGAGTCTTCCTACCTGCAAATGCGCAAAGCACGTTATGCATCATTCGATGCCGGCAAGGGCCGTGACTTCGAAAAGGGTAAGATGACGTTGGCGGGTCTCCGCGACTACGCGAAGAAAGCCGGTGAGCCGGCGCAGATCAGCGGGCAGCAGGAGCTGTTCGAGCAGATCATCAACGATTATATCTGAACAAAGTTGGAAAGCCCCGGGATTCTCCCCGGGGCTTTTTTTTGGTGTTGTGGTAAGGCGATCAGGGTGAGGAGCAATTCATGAGCGATCTATTTTTGGGTTTGGATTCAAGTACGCAGAGCCTATCTGCAGTAGTGGTGGATTTGGCAACCAGGCGGATTGTCCATGAAGTGTCGCTGAATTTCGACAAAACTTTGCCTGGCTACGGTACGCAGAACGGAGTCTTGCGCAGTCAGGATCCGGCCGTGGTCCATGCGCCACCGCTGATGTGGGTCGAAGCGCTGGATGTGTTGATGGCCCAATTGAAACAGGATGGTGTGGCGCTTGGCGATGTTCGTGCTGTGGCGGGCTCCGGCCAGCAACACGGCTCGGTTTATTGTAACGCCACACTTCCCGGAGTACTGGCCGGTCTCGATTCCAGGAAGTCATTAAAGGAACAATTGGCTCATTGTTTTTCCAGGGCGACATCACCCATTTGGATGGATTCCTCAACCAGTCTTGAATGTGCCGAAATCCAGAAGGCCCTGGGGGGTGCCCCAGCCATGGCGGAAGCCACAGGTTCAGCGGCGTTTGAACGATTCACGGGGCCCCAAATCCGGAAATTTTTCAAATCGGAACCCGGTGCTTACGAGGCCACGGATGGAATCAGCCTGGTCAGTTCATTTATGGCTTCGCTGCTGGCAGGGCGTGTGGCGCCGATTGATCAAGGGGATGGCGCGGGCATGAATTTGATGGATATTCATCAGCGCCAGTGGCATGCCAAGGCACTTGACGCAACGGCGCCGGGCCTGGCGAAAAAACTTCCCCCTTTGGCTGAGCCTTGGACTCCGATAGGGCCTGTCAGTCCTTATTTTTCACAAAAATATGGTTTGAATCCGAAAGCCGTGGCGGTGGTGTGGTCCGGGGATAACCCCTGCAGTGTGATTGGGACCGGCTTGGTTGAGTCCGGAATGGTGGCAATCAGCCTTGGCACGAGTGATACCTATTTTGGAACCATGGCGGTCTGTCATACGGATCCGCGCGGAGAAGGTCATGTGTTTGTTTCCCCGACTGGTGAATATATGACGTTGATCTGTTTCAAGAATGGCTCTTTAGCACGCGAAAAAGTGAAGGATGCGTACGGGTTGGATTGGCGCGGTTTTGCGGCGGCGCTGACGGCAACGGCTCCGGGTAACGGGGGCGGGCTTATGTTGCCGTGGTTCGAGCCGGAAATTGTACCCAGGGTTTTGACGCCGGGAGTGTACCGGTTCAAGCTGGATCCGGCGAATGCGGCGGCGAACTGTCGTGCCGTGGTGGAAGCGCAGATGATGAGTATGAAACTTCATTCCCAATGGATGGGGATTCAGCCAACCTCCATACGTGCAACGGGTGGCGGCTCGAAGGAGCGCGCGATTTTGCAAGTGATGGCGGACGTGATGGGTTGTCCGGTGCACCAATTTGAAGTCTCAAAGACGGCGGCCCTTGGGGCCGCTTTACGCGCGGCCCATGCCTGGCAAAAGGCGATGGGGCAACCTCTTTCCTGGGCTCAGGTTGTGGCCGGATTTACCAACACTCTGGAGTCGGGCGAGGTTCTACCCACTCCGGGTTCGACGGCGGTATATGCGGCGCTACTGCCTCAGTATGCCGATTTCGAAAGTCGAACAATGCGATTCGGAAAGTAGAACCATTCATCAGCTTTGTAACCTCTTACGACTTAAATCAATATTAGGTTGCACTTGATTCCGGCGTACTTGGCGTCATAATGCAGACAAACGGATGCGTGATGAAAGAGGTGCGTTATGGCTGATATTAAGTCAGATCAGGATGTTGAAGTTGTGGGGCAGGATCAGGGCCGGAAGGCGGACAACAAGACGATTATGCCCACCCGCTTTGTTTTTCCGAGTTCCCTGCCGATTATTCCTCTGTTGAATCGTCCATTTTTTCCCAAGATGATGGTGCCCCTGAGCGTGGAGGATGCGGCGCTGAAGGAGATGTTGGTCAAGACGGCGGAGTCATCGTCCAAGTTTATTGGTTTGGTATTGGCCAGAAATGTGGATTCGGAAGAGGATCGGCATATCCCCCGGCATGCCGCAGAGCTTTTCGAGGTGGGTGTCATTGCCGAAATTCTACAGATCAATCAAAATTCGTCTGAAGGGCCTTTACAAGTGATGGTGGGGGTGCTGGATCGCTTTCGGATCAAAAATGTGATCACGGAGGATCCCTATATTGTCGTCAACCCAGATTACGTTGTTGAAACTGATTTGGACGATAATGATGAACTGCGGGTCTACTCCCTATCCGTCATAACGGCAATCAAGGAATTGCTGCAGCTCAATCCTCTCTTCAAGGAAGAGCTGAATCTGTTCTTGAACCGTTCCAACATCAAAGAGCCGGGTCGTCTGGCGGATTTTGCTGCCGCCATGACCACGGCGGGCGGAAAAGACCTGCAGGATGTGTTGGAAGCCTTTGGCATTCGAGTTCGGATCGAGAAGGTTTTATTATTGCTCAAGAAGGAAATTGATATCTCCCGCCTTCAGGTAAAGATCAATAAGCAGATTGAGGAAAAAGTAAACAAGCAGCAGCGCGACTTTTTTCTTCGTGAACAGCTCAAGGCGATCAAGAAAGAGCTGGGATTGGTCAAGGAAGGCAAGGAAACGGAACTGGATGAATTCAAGGAGCGTCTGGCCAAGTTGACCTTGACGGATGAGGCCCAGGAGCGCATCAACGAGGAAATGAATAAGCTTGGGGTTATGGAGCCCCACTCTCCGGAATTTGCCGTCAGTCGAAATTATGTGGATTGGCTGACATCGCTGCCCTGGGGCGTTTTCAGCAAGGACAGCTACGACATCAAAAAAGCAGGGTCGATCCTGAATACAGATCACTACGGACTGGAC contains:
- a CDS encoding ROK family transcriptional regulator produces the protein MRHSRDRKMAAGANLSSVGVQHSGHARVVPSLLRQINARRIMDLLWQEGPVSRAELVRRTSISAPTMSRLMESLERAGLVECDPELQRSSGRPAAVYRPARKGAQVIGVMVGIRDTHVTATGLDGVLDPNRSVSFSTPHTYGNFMTKLAEQVVRVREMAPAPCLGVGFSVPGLVLDADQRIALSPNLHFLDGCQPGLDLEQRVKVPVLLHQEEHGFCIAERMFGAARGIDNFAVVDICDGLGMAVVSGGRLVTGSRGFGGELGHMTIDPAGEPCGCGNRGCLETVATDLAFTRNVSRQAGRKINIEAAVKAVREGRWNASELMYDALDNLARGVGMIINVFNPELVLVHGSLFDARDSVLGTFCDKVRSHSLRPSFEGCRIERTTVDKRLGGVAALMDRL
- the xylA gene encoding xylose isomerase, with protein sequence MKYYKGSQEFFPGIGKIPFEGPKSKNPLAFKWYNPAQKVNGVPMQQALRFAVAYWHTLCGAGGDPFGPGTKVFPWDKHENVMDRNLARMDAAFEFMSKVGVPFYCFHDTDVVGDGSVFEIESRLAVMVEEAKARQKATGIKLLWGTANVFSNARYMNGASTNPDFTAVAHAGTQVKNAIDATIALGGENYVFWGGREGYMSLFNTNMKREKEHLGMFLTMARDYGRKQGFRGTFLIEPKPKEPTKHQYDFDSETVIGFLRAYGLEKDFKINIEVNHAILAGHTFSHELQCAADAGMLGSIDANKGDYLSGWDTDEFPTNLYEVVEAMLVIIQAGGFTKGGVNFDAKTRRNSTDAADLFISHIGGMDIFARGLLVASRMLKESSYLQMRKARYASFDAGKGRDFEKGKMTLAGLRDYAKKAGEPAQISGQQELFEQIINDYI
- a CDS encoding FGGY-family carbohydrate kinase, encoding MSDLFLGLDSSTQSLSAVVVDLATRRIVHEVSLNFDKTLPGYGTQNGVLRSQDPAVVHAPPLMWVEALDVLMAQLKQDGVALGDVRAVAGSGQQHGSVYCNATLPGVLAGLDSRKSLKEQLAHCFSRATSPIWMDSSTSLECAEIQKALGGAPAMAEATGSAAFERFTGPQIRKFFKSEPGAYEATDGISLVSSFMASLLAGRVAPIDQGDGAGMNLMDIHQRQWHAKALDATAPGLAKKLPPLAEPWTPIGPVSPYFSQKYGLNPKAVAVVWSGDNPCSVIGTGLVESGMVAISLGTSDTYFGTMAVCHTDPRGEGHVFVSPTGEYMTLICFKNGSLAREKVKDAYGLDWRGFAAALTATAPGNGGGLMLPWFEPEIVPRVLTPGVYRFKLDPANAAANCRAVVEAQMMSMKLHSQWMGIQPTSIRATGGGSKERAILQVMADVMGCPVHQFEVSKTAALGAALRAAHAWQKAMGQPLSWAQVVAGFTNTLESGEVLPTPGSTAVYAALLPQYADFESRTMRFGK